From a single Brassica napus cultivar Da-Ae chromosome C9, Da-Ae, whole genome shotgun sequence genomic region:
- the LOC106408902 gene encoding cation/H(+) antiporter 15 yields MAEENSTTDTSIICYAPSMITTNGVWQGDNPLDFSLPLFVLQLTLVVLVTRFFVFVLKPFRQPRVISEILGGIVLGPSVLGRYDKFANTVFPQRSVMVLETMANVGLLYFLFLVGVEMDIMVVRKTGRRALTIAIGGMVLPFLIGAAFSFSMHRSDDHLGQGTYILFLGVALSVTAFPVLARILAELKLINTEIGRISMSAALVNDMFAWILLALAIALAESEKSSFASLWVMISSAAFIAVCVFVVRPGISWIIRKTPEGENFSEFYICLILTGVMISGFITDSIGTHSVFGAFVFGLVIPNGPLGLTLIEKLEDFVSGLLLPLFFAISGLKTNIASIEGPATWLTLMLVIVLACAGKVIGTVIVAFFHGMPVREGITIGLLLNTKGLVEMIVLNVGKDQKVLDDETFATMVLIALVMTGVITPIVTVLYKPVRRSVSYKRRTIQQTKPDSELRVLVCVHTPRNVPTIINLLEASHPTKRSPICIYVLHLVELTGRASAMLIVHSTRKSGRPALNRTQAQSDHIINAFENYEQHAAFVAVQPLTAISPYSTMHEDVCSLAEDKRVSFIIIPFHKQQTVDGGMEATNPAYRLVNQNLLGNSPCSVGILVDRGLNGATRLTSNTISLQVAVLFFGGPDDREALAYAWRMAEHPGISLSVLRFIPDEDVAEPASSTRNMNVDMKKQRQLDDEYINTFRAANAEHETILYVDKVVSNGEETVAAVRSMDSSHDLFIVGRGEGMLSPLTAGLTDWSECPELGAIGDLLASSDFAATVSVLVVQQYGGSSALEDDMDLPDSPVHSHEHPRDTYGLQNPR; encoded by the exons atggctgagGAAAATAGTACGACGGACACCTCCATAATATGTTACGCGCCAAGCATGATTACCACCAATGGAGTTTGGCAAGGCGACAACCCTCTCGATTTCTCCCTGCCTCTCTTTGTTCTCCAGCTTACATTGGTCGTTCTCGTCACTCGTTTCTTTGTCTTTGTACTCAAACCATTTCGCCAACCTCGTGTCATCTCCGAGATCCTT GGGGGAATAGTGCTGGGGCCATCGGTGCTTGGGCGCTACGATAAATTCGCCAACACCGTGTTCCCTCAGAGAAGTGTGATGGTACTTGAAACAATGGCTAACGTTGGTTTACTCTACTTTTTGTTCCTGGTGGGCGTTGAGATGGACATTATGGTGGTACGCAAGACTGGGAGGCGAGCACTAACCATCGCTATCGGTGGTATGGTCTTACCATTCCTCATTGGCGCTGCTTTCTCTTTCTCCATGCACAGATCTGATGACCATTTGGGGCAAGGCACCTACATACTCTTCCTCGGTGTAGCTCTCTCCGTCACCGCCTTCCCCGTCCTCGCAAGGATTCTCGCTGAACTCAAGCTCATCAACACCGAGATTGGTCGGATCTCCATGTCCGCAGCCTTGGTCAACGACATGTTTGCTTGGATTCTCCTGGCCCTAGCCATCGCGTTGGCAGAGAGCGAGAAAAGTTCATTTGCCTCTCTTTGGGTCATGATTTCTAGTGCAGCTTTCATCGCCGTTTGCGTGTTTGTTGTTAGACCAGGCATTTCTTGGATCATACGCAAAACCCCTGAAGGCGAGAACTTTAGTGAGTTCTACATTTGTCTCATCTTGACGGGAGTCATGATCTCTGGTTTCATTACCGATTCAATTGGAACACATTCTGTCTTTGGTGCTTTTGTATTCGGTCTTGTGATCCCCAATGGACCTCTTGGTCTCACCCTCATAGAGAAACTCGAAGATTTTGTCTCTGGACTTCTCCTGCCTCTCTTCTTTGCAATAAGTGGTCTCAAGACTAATATAGCTTCCATCGAAGGTCCCGCCACGTGGTTAACTCTGATGCTTGTTATCGTTCTAGCGTGTGCTGGAAAAGTCATTGGCACTGTCATCGTTGCGTTTTTCCACGGGATGCCGGTTCGCGAAGGGATAACTATTGGCTTGCTATTAAACACCAAAGGTCTTGTTGAAATGATCGTCCTTAATGTTGGCAAAGACCAAAAGGTTTTGGACGACGAGACTTTTGCCACGATGGTGCTTATAGCCTTGGTTATGACTGGAGTCATAACTCCTATTGTAACCGTTCTTTACAAACCGGTGAGGCGTTCGGTTTCGTACAAGAGACGGACGATTCAACAGACAAAGCCGGACAGTGAGCTTCGAGTGCTGGTATGCGTCCATACGCCGCGTAACGTTCCAACTATAATAAACCTTCTCGAAGCTTCACATCCTACAAAGAGATCTCCCATTTGCATATACGTTCTCCATCTTGTTGAGCTCACGGGTAGAGCGTCCGCGATGCTGATCGTCCACAGCACTCGAAAATCAGGACGGCCGGCGCTTAACAGAACGCAAGCTCAATCAGATCACATCATTAACGCCTTCGAGAATTATGAACAGCATGCTGCCTTTGTCGCTGTTCAGCCCTTGACAGCCATTTCGCCTTACTCGACGATGCACGAGGACGTTTGCAGCTTGGCAGAGGACAAACGTGTTTCCTTTATAATCATACCGTTTCACAAACAACAAACGGTGGATGGAGGGATGGAAGCGACCAACCCGGCTTACCGTTTGGTTAACCAAAACCTACTCGGAAACTCGCCTTGCTCCGTTGGGATTCTCGTGGACAGAGGACTCAACGGCGCCACGAGATTGACTTCGAACACCATCTCTCTCCAAGTTGCCGTTCTATTTTTCGGTGGTCCTGACGATAGAGAAGCCTTGGCTTATGCTTGGAGGATGGCTGAACATCCTGGCATTAGTTTATCTGTGCTGCGTTTTATCCCTGATGAAGATGTAGCGGAACCTGCTTCTTCCACTCGGAATATGAATGTGGACATGAAGAAGCAACGACAGCTTGATGATGAGTACATCAATACCTTCAGAGCAGCGAATGCGGAACACGAGACGATTCTTTACGTCGATAAAGTGGTTAGCAATGGAGAGGAGACGGTTGCTGCGGTGAGATCAATGGATAGTTCTCATGATCTGTTTATAGTTGGAAGAGGAGAAGGAATGTTGTCTCCTCTCACCGCCGGTTTAACTGATTGGAGTGAGTGCCCTGAGCTCGGTGCCATTGGAGATTTGCTCGCCTCTTCAGATTTTGCAGCCACTGTCTCGGTCCTTGTGGTTCAGCAGTATGGTGGGTCATCGGCACTAGAAGATGACATGGATTTGCCTGATAGTCCGGTACACTCACATGAACATCCAAGGGACACATATGGTTTACAGAATCCACGGTAG